A window of the Mus pahari chromosome 1, PAHARI_EIJ_v1.1, whole genome shotgun sequence genome harbors these coding sequences:
- the Klk6 gene encoding kallikrein-6, protein MPIMKMLTMKMLTLCLVLAKSAWSEEQEKVVHGGPCLKDSHPFQAALYTSGHLLCGGVLIGPQWVLTAAHCKKPNLEVSLGKHNLRQTETFQRQISVDRTITHPLYNPTTHDNDIMMVHLKNPVKFSKKIQPMPLKKDCFEENPHCQILGWGKMENGDFPDTIQCADVQLVSREECERAYPGKITRSMVCAGDSKEGNDSCQGDSGGPLVCGGHLRGLVSWGDMPCGSKKKPGVYTDICTHVRWIQNNLRSKWL, encoded by the exons ATGCCCATCATGAAGATGCTGACAATGAAGATGCTGACCCTGTGCTTGGTTCTTGCTAAATCAG cctggtcggaggagcaggagaaggtgGTTCATGGAGGCCCCTGTTTGAAGGACTCCCACCCTTTCCAGGCCGCCCTCTACACCTCGGGTCACCTGCTGTGTGGTGGGGTCCTCATTGGCCCACAGTGGGTGCTGACAGCCGCCCACTGCAAGAAACC GAATCTGGAGGTGAGCTTGGGGAAACACAATCTACGGCAAACAGAGACTTTCCAAAGACAAATCTCCGTGGACAGGACTATTACCCATCCCCTCTACAACCCCACGACCCATGACAATGACATCATGATGGTGCATCTGAAAAACCCAGTCAAATTCTCTAAAAAGATCCAGCCTATGCCCTTGAAGAAAGACTGCTTTGAGGAGAATCCCCACTGTCAGATTCTTGGCTGGGGCAAGATGGAAAACG GTGACTTCCCAGATACCATTCAGTGTGCTGACGTCCAGCTGGTGTCCCGGGAGGAGTGTGAACGTGCCTACCCTGGCAAGATCACCCGGAGCATGGTGTGCGCAGGCGACAGCAAAGAAGGCAACGATTCCTGTCAG GGTGATTCCGGAGGTCCCCTAGTATGTGGGGGTCACCTCCGAGGGCTCGTGTCATGGGGTGACATGCCCTGTGGATCAAAGAAGAAGCCAGGTGTTTACACTGATATCTGCACTCATGTCAGATGGATCCAGAACAACCTCAGAAGCAAGTGGCTGTGA